From Zingiber officinale cultivar Zhangliang chromosome 5B, Zo_v1.1, whole genome shotgun sequence, the proteins below share one genomic window:
- the LOC121986388 gene encoding ABC transporter G family member 45-like isoform X4 translates to MEKVEGFSITCEEHEELISSLRDWRTRSGINAPKIEVRFEDLSVETEVHASRRVLPTLPNAIINTVQELLGRLKVYNTNTSHVKVLSELKGIIKPSRMTLVLGSPGSGKTTFLRALSGKLDPSLKVTGKVTYNGQKMNHYLSQRMCAYVSQLDAHQAEMTVKETMEFSRKILNAGDDIEMLKEVSTVKTEASIKEETNTNTTETVFSKDEGSFIVDHILKVLGLHECANIIIGDQMRRGISGGQKKRVTIGEMLVGLAQCFFMDDISTGLDSSTTFQILKFLQQLTRALDFTMVISLLQPAQEAFELFDDIILLCEGQIAYQGPREHVLKHFEWMGFKCPDRKNAADFLQEIISKRDQSQYWTGSKSTYQYISIQKISECFRSSRIGLKLHKELQKPYNIEESDQIVKLNEMYIVRKWEIFKACFSREKLLMKRNSLVHIFKAMQIIILAFVTMTIFLQTTMKHHTVTDGYHYLGAIFGGVVMVKFNGMTELQIIMRRLPIYYKQREVLFLPGWAFLSPIIILSLLSSFIEAGLWTSLTYYVIGFAPSAIRFLQQFLAFFCVHQMSTSLFRFIAIVARTQLMANILGTATLVAVYIFGGFVISTDAIQSWLIWGCWLSPLTYSLNAIAINEFLDQRWNVKVDNGGSGEDTIGKIILRLRGMLTEWHWYWFSVAILLAFSVVFNILSIVALKYMRAPLRNRSIIHMMPTDFKKVNADAQALTAQVASQSRMSLPFQPLTIAFKNISYYVDMPKQLKQTGLKQERLQLLRQVSGVVRPGVLTALMGVTGAGKTTLLDVLAGRKTVGHVEGSIKISGYPKRQETFTRISGYCEQSDTQSPCLTVLESLWYSARLRLPSDIDKYSRRIFVDEVMELVELKKLKNAMVGLPGLNGLAAEERKRLTIAVELVSSPSIIFMDEPTTGLDAQAAAIVMRTVRKAADTGRTIVCTIHQPSIEIFEAFDELLLMKKGGQLIYSGPLGILSGNMRQYFEAIPGVPMIIDGQNPATWMLDVTSPAMEYKLGIDFGTIYHNSSFYKDNIKLVDEFSERQTNTEDIHFISKYTQSFSSQCIWCLWKQHRSYWKNPEHNVVRFIITVSISLLFGLVFFGIGSKRGTQQDILNVLGAMYGSALFLGFANASVVQPIVERERIVFYRERAAGMYSSMPYAIAQVAIEIPYILIQVLIFSAIVYPMIGFPFTVAKFFWFILFLVLSFVYFSLFGMMTVALTPNLEIAALLSFFIFVMWNIFSGFFIPRKMIPIWWRWYYWADPAAWTIYGLMVTQVGNSDDPLHIVGSFDMTVKEFLEQYLGVQESYLPLIVSLHFAIIVLFLFVFAFSIKYLNFQRR, encoded by the exons AtggaaaaagtagaaggtttttCGATTACCTGTGAAGAGCATGAAGAGCTGATCTCCAGCTTACGAGATTGGAGAACAAG GTCGGGAATCAACGCTCCGAAGATCGAAGTGCGGTTCGAGGATTTGTCAGTGGAGACTGAGGTTCATGCTTCCAGGAGAGTTCTTCCCACCCTACCCAATGCCATCATCAACACTGTTCAG GAGCTCCTGGGACGGCTTAAAGTGTACAATACAAATACAAGTCATGTCAAAGTTCTTAGTGAATTGAAAGGAATTATAAAACCATCTAG GATGACACTTGTGCTAGGATCTCCAGGATCAGGAAAGACAACATTTTTGAGAGCACTTTCTGGAAAACTAGATCCTAGTTTAAAA GTCACAGGAAAAGTAACATACAATGGACAAAAGATGAACCACTACCTCTCACAAAGAATGTGTGCATATGTTAGCCAACTTGACGCCCATCAAGCTGAGATGACAGTGAAGGAGACCATGGAGTTCTCTAGAAAAATATTAAATGCCGGAGATGATATTG AGATGCTTAAAGAAGTGAGCACAGTAAAAACAGAAGCAAGCATCAAAGAAGAGACAAATACCAATACCACG GAAACTGTGTTTTCGAAAGATGAAGGGAGTTTCATAGTTGACCACATTCTGAAG GTACTTGGCTTACATGAGTGTGCAAACATAATAATAGGTGATCAGATGAGAAGGGGAATATCTGGAGGACAAAAGAAAAGAGTCACTATTG GTGAAATGCTAGTGGGCCTAGCACAATGTTTTTTCATGGACGACATTTCAACAGGGCTTGATAGCTCCACTACCTTTCAGATTCTCAAGTTTCTGCAGCAGCTTACACGTGCTTTGGATTTCACCATGGTTATATCTTTGCTTCAGCCTGCTCAAGAAGCATTTGAGCTATTTGATGACATCATCCTTTTATGTGAGGGGCAAATTGCTTATCAAGGACCCAGAGAACATGTTCTTAAACATTTTGAATGGATGGGCTTCAAATGTCCTGATAGAAAGAACGCAGCAGATTTCCTGCAAGAG ATAATATCAAAGAGGGATCAATCACAATACTGGACAGGTAGCAAAAGCACATATCAGTACATATCTATACAAAAAATTTCAGAATGCTTCAGATCTTCTAGAATTGGCCTGAAACTCCACAAAGAGTTGCAAAAGCCATATAACATCGAGGAGAGTGATCAAATTGTCAAATTAAATGAGATGTATATTGTCCGAAAGTGGGAGATATTCAAGGCCTGCTTCTCAAGGGAAAAGCTATTAATGAAGAGGAACTCTCTGGTTCACATATTCAAGGCCATGCAAATTATAATACTGGCATTCGTTACTATGACAATTTTCCTCCAAACAACAATGAAACATCACACGGTAACTGATGGTTACCATTATCTGGGAGCCATATTTGGTGGAGTAGTGATGGTAAAATTCAATGGTATGACAGAGTTGCAAATTATTATGAGAAGACTTCCAATCTATTACAAGCAGAGGGAAGTGCTATTTCTGCCAGGATGGGCTTTCCTTTCACCTATTATAATCCTCAGCCTCCTATCCTCATTTATTGAAGCAGGTCTATGGACAAGTCTAACATACTATGTGATTGGCTTTGCACCATCAGCAATTAG ATTCTTGCAACAGTTCTTGGCATTCTTTTGTGTGCATCAGATGTCAACGTCACTTTTTCGCTTTATAGCTATTGTCGCAAGAACACAACTGATGGCTAACATACTAGGGACAGCCACTCTAGTGGCTGTCTACATTTTTGGAGGTTTCGTCATATCCACAG ATGCTATCCAATCATGGTTGATTTGGGGCTGCTGGTTATCTCCTTTGACATATAGTCTGAATGCCATAGCAATCAACGAATTTCTTGATCAAAGATGGAATGTG AAAGTTGACAATGGAGGAAGTGGCGAGGATACAATTGGAAAGATCATCCTGAGATTAAGAGGGATGTTAACAGAGTGGCACTGGTACTGGTTCTCTGTAGCAATACTGCTTGCATTTTCTGTGGTCTTCAATATTCTCAGCATTGTGGCACTTAAATATATGAGAG CTCCATTGAGAAATAGATCGATCATACATATGATGCCTACTGATTTCAAGAAGGTCAATGCAGACGCCCAAGCATTAACAGCTCAAGTGGCATCCCAAAGTAGGATGTCTCTACCATTTCAGCCTCTGACAATAGCATTCAAAAATATTAGTTATTATGTAGACATGCCTAAG CAACTGAAGCAAACTGGATTGAAGCAGGAAAGACTTCAGTTGCTACGACAAGTCTCTGGAGTCGTCAGGCCCGGAGTACTAACTGCACTAATGGGAGTGACAGGTGCTGGAAAGACTACCTTACTAGACGTTTTGGCAGGAAGAAAAACAGTAGGACACGTTGAAGGAAGCATCAAAATATCAGGATATCCAAAGAGGCAGGAGACATTTACCAGGATTTCAGGATATTGTGAGCAATCAGATACTCAGTCTCCTTGTCTAACAGTTTTAGAATCCTTATGGTACTCAGCACGACTACGCCTTCCATCAGACATAGACAAATATTCAAGACGT ATATTCGTAGATGAAGTTATGGAACTGGTTGAGCTTAAGAAACTGAAGAATGCAATGGTAGGTTTACCAGGATTAAATGGTCTTGCAGCAGAAGAGCGCAAACGTCTAACAATTGCAGTGGAATTAGTTTCAAGTCCTTCTATCATATTCATGGATGAGCCTACAACAGGTCTAGATGCACAAGCTGCAGCAATTGTGATGAGAACAGTTAGAAAGGCAGCAGACACAGGGCGTACAATCGTCTGCACAATCCATCAGCCAAGCATTGAGATATTTGAAGCTTTTGATGAG ttactTCTAATGAAAAAAGGTGGACAGCTTATTTACAGTGGACCTTTGGGCATTTTATCTGGGAATATGAGGCAATACTTTGAA GCTATTCCAGGAGTACCAATGATCATAGATGGTCAAAATCCTGCCACATGGATGTTAGATGTCACTTCTCCCGCTATGGAGTATAAGCTTGGCATAGATTTTGGAACCATCTATCATAACTCATCATTTTACAA AGACAATATTAAACTGGTTGATGAGTTTAGTGAAAGACAAACTAACACAGAAGACATTCACTTCATATCCAAATATACACAAAGTTTTTCATCTCAGTGTATATGGTGCCTGTGGAAACAGCATAGATCTTACTGGAAGAATCCAGAGCATAATGTAGTTCGTTTCATCATTACAGTCTCAATATCACTTCTATTtggcttagtcttctttggaattggttctaaaag AGGGACACAACAAGATATTCTCAACGTTCTAGGAGCAATGTATGGTTCAGCACTGTTTCTTGGGTTTGCAAATGCTAGCGTAGTACAACCTATTGTGGAAAGGGAAAGGATTGTATTTTACCGTGAAAGAGCAGCTGGGATGTATTCTTCTATGCCATATGCCATAGCTCAG GTGGCCATTGAGATTCCTTATATCCTAATTCAAGTTCTAATTTTCTCAGCCATTGTTTATCCAATGATCGGATTCCCATTTACAGTGGCAAAGTTCTTCTGGTTCATTCTGTTCTTGGTCTTAAGTTTtgtctatttttctctctttggGATGATGACAGTAGCACTGACACCAAACCTAGAAATAGCAGCCCTTCTCTCCTTTTTCATCTTTGTTATGTGGAATATCTTCTCCGGATTCTTCATTCCTCGAAAG ATGATACCTATTTGGTGGAGATGGTATTATTGGGCCGATCCTGCTGCATGGACTATTTATGGTCTAATGGTTACACAGGTGGGAAACAGTGATGATCCCTTGCATATTGTGGGCTCATTCGATATGACAGTGAAGGAATTTCTCGAGCAATATCTTGGAGTACAAGAGAGCTATCTGCCACTCATTGTGTCTCTCCACTTTGCAATAATCGtattatttctatttgtgtttgccTTCAGCATCAAGTATCTGAATTTCCAGAGAAGGTAG
- the LOC121986388 gene encoding ABC transporter G family member 45-like isoform X2 has protein sequence MEKVEGFSITCEEHEELISSLRDWRTRSGINAPKIEVRFEDLSVETEVHASRRVLPTLPNAIINTVQELLGRLKVYNTNTSHVKVLSELKGIIKPSSYFRMTLVLGSPGSGKTTFLRALSGKLDPSLKVTGKVTYNGQKMNHYLSQRMCAYVSQLDAHQAEMTVKETMEFSRKILNAGDDIEMLKEVSTVKTEASIKEETNTNTTETVFSKDEGSFIVDHILKVLGLHECANIIIGDQMRRGISGGQKKRVTIGEMLVGLAQCFFMDDISTGLDSSTTFQILKFLQQLTRALDFTMVISLLQPAQEAFELFDDIILLCEGQIAYQGPREHVLKHFEWMGFKCPDRKNAADFLQEIISKRDQSQYWTGSKSTYQYISIQKISECFRSSRIGLKLHKELQKPYNIEESDQIVKLNEMYIVRKWEIFKACFSREKLLMKRNSLVHIFKAMQIIILAFVTMTIFLQTTMKHHTVTDGYHYLGAIFGGVVMVKFNGMTELQIIMRRLPIYYKQREVLFLPGWAFLSPIIILSLLSSFIEAGLWTSLTYYVIGFAPSAIRFLQQFLAFFCVHQMSTSLFRFIAIVARTQLMANILGTATLVAVYIFGGFVISTDAIQSWLIWGCWLSPLTYSLNAIAINEFLDQRWNVKVDNGGSGEDTIGKIILRLRGMLTEWHWYWFSVAILLAFSVVFNILSIVALKYMRDAQALTAQVASQSRMSLPFQPLTIAFKNISYYVDMPKQLKQTGLKQERLQLLRQVSGVVRPGVLTALMGVTGAGKTTLLDVLAGRKTVGHVEGSIKISGYPKRQETFTRISGYCEQSDTQSPCLTVLESLWYSARLRLPSDIDKYSRRIFVDEVMELVELKKLKNAMVGLPGLNGLAAEERKRLTIAVELVSSPSIIFMDEPTTGLDAQAAAIVMRTVRKAADTGRTIVCTIHQPSIEIFEAFDELLLMKKGGQLIYSGPLGILSGNMRQYFEAIPGVPMIIDGQNPATWMLDVTSPAMEYKLGIDFGTIYHNSSFYKDNIKLVDEFSERQTNTEDIHFISKYTQSFSSQCIWCLWKQHRSYWKNPEHNVVRFIITVSISLLFGLVFFGIGSKRGTQQDILNVLGAMYGSALFLGFANASVVQPIVERERIVFYRERAAGMYSSMPYAIAQVAIEIPYILIQVLIFSAIVYPMIGFPFTVAKFFWFILFLVLSFVYFSLFGMMTVALTPNLEIAALLSFFIFVMWNIFSGFFIPRKMIPIWWRWYYWADPAAWTIYGLMVTQVGNSDDPLHIVGSFDMTVKEFLEQYLGVQESYLPLIVSLHFAIIVLFLFVFAFSIKYLNFQRR, from the exons AtggaaaaagtagaaggtttttCGATTACCTGTGAAGAGCATGAAGAGCTGATCTCCAGCTTACGAGATTGGAGAACAAG GTCGGGAATCAACGCTCCGAAGATCGAAGTGCGGTTCGAGGATTTGTCAGTGGAGACTGAGGTTCATGCTTCCAGGAGAGTTCTTCCCACCCTACCCAATGCCATCATCAACACTGTTCAG GAGCTCCTGGGACGGCTTAAAGTGTACAATACAAATACAAGTCATGTCAAAGTTCTTAGTGAATTGAAAGGAATTATAAAACCATCTAG CTATTTCAGGATGACACTTGTGCTAGGATCTCCAGGATCAGGAAAGACAACATTTTTGAGAGCACTTTCTGGAAAACTAGATCCTAGTTTAAAA GTCACAGGAAAAGTAACATACAATGGACAAAAGATGAACCACTACCTCTCACAAAGAATGTGTGCATATGTTAGCCAACTTGACGCCCATCAAGCTGAGATGACAGTGAAGGAGACCATGGAGTTCTCTAGAAAAATATTAAATGCCGGAGATGATATTG AGATGCTTAAAGAAGTGAGCACAGTAAAAACAGAAGCAAGCATCAAAGAAGAGACAAATACCAATACCACG GAAACTGTGTTTTCGAAAGATGAAGGGAGTTTCATAGTTGACCACATTCTGAAG GTACTTGGCTTACATGAGTGTGCAAACATAATAATAGGTGATCAGATGAGAAGGGGAATATCTGGAGGACAAAAGAAAAGAGTCACTATTG GTGAAATGCTAGTGGGCCTAGCACAATGTTTTTTCATGGACGACATTTCAACAGGGCTTGATAGCTCCACTACCTTTCAGATTCTCAAGTTTCTGCAGCAGCTTACACGTGCTTTGGATTTCACCATGGTTATATCTTTGCTTCAGCCTGCTCAAGAAGCATTTGAGCTATTTGATGACATCATCCTTTTATGTGAGGGGCAAATTGCTTATCAAGGACCCAGAGAACATGTTCTTAAACATTTTGAATGGATGGGCTTCAAATGTCCTGATAGAAAGAACGCAGCAGATTTCCTGCAAGAG ATAATATCAAAGAGGGATCAATCACAATACTGGACAGGTAGCAAAAGCACATATCAGTACATATCTATACAAAAAATTTCAGAATGCTTCAGATCTTCTAGAATTGGCCTGAAACTCCACAAAGAGTTGCAAAAGCCATATAACATCGAGGAGAGTGATCAAATTGTCAAATTAAATGAGATGTATATTGTCCGAAAGTGGGAGATATTCAAGGCCTGCTTCTCAAGGGAAAAGCTATTAATGAAGAGGAACTCTCTGGTTCACATATTCAAGGCCATGCAAATTATAATACTGGCATTCGTTACTATGACAATTTTCCTCCAAACAACAATGAAACATCACACGGTAACTGATGGTTACCATTATCTGGGAGCCATATTTGGTGGAGTAGTGATGGTAAAATTCAATGGTATGACAGAGTTGCAAATTATTATGAGAAGACTTCCAATCTATTACAAGCAGAGGGAAGTGCTATTTCTGCCAGGATGGGCTTTCCTTTCACCTATTATAATCCTCAGCCTCCTATCCTCATTTATTGAAGCAGGTCTATGGACAAGTCTAACATACTATGTGATTGGCTTTGCACCATCAGCAATTAG ATTCTTGCAACAGTTCTTGGCATTCTTTTGTGTGCATCAGATGTCAACGTCACTTTTTCGCTTTATAGCTATTGTCGCAAGAACACAACTGATGGCTAACATACTAGGGACAGCCACTCTAGTGGCTGTCTACATTTTTGGAGGTTTCGTCATATCCACAG ATGCTATCCAATCATGGTTGATTTGGGGCTGCTGGTTATCTCCTTTGACATATAGTCTGAATGCCATAGCAATCAACGAATTTCTTGATCAAAGATGGAATGTG AAAGTTGACAATGGAGGAAGTGGCGAGGATACAATTGGAAAGATCATCCTGAGATTAAGAGGGATGTTAACAGAGTGGCACTGGTACTGGTTCTCTGTAGCAATACTGCTTGCATTTTCTGTGGTCTTCAATATTCTCAGCATTGTGGCACTTAAATATATGAGAG ACGCCCAAGCATTAACAGCTCAAGTGGCATCCCAAAGTAGGATGTCTCTACCATTTCAGCCTCTGACAATAGCATTCAAAAATATTAGTTATTATGTAGACATGCCTAAG CAACTGAAGCAAACTGGATTGAAGCAGGAAAGACTTCAGTTGCTACGACAAGTCTCTGGAGTCGTCAGGCCCGGAGTACTAACTGCACTAATGGGAGTGACAGGTGCTGGAAAGACTACCTTACTAGACGTTTTGGCAGGAAGAAAAACAGTAGGACACGTTGAAGGAAGCATCAAAATATCAGGATATCCAAAGAGGCAGGAGACATTTACCAGGATTTCAGGATATTGTGAGCAATCAGATACTCAGTCTCCTTGTCTAACAGTTTTAGAATCCTTATGGTACTCAGCACGACTACGCCTTCCATCAGACATAGACAAATATTCAAGACGT ATATTCGTAGATGAAGTTATGGAACTGGTTGAGCTTAAGAAACTGAAGAATGCAATGGTAGGTTTACCAGGATTAAATGGTCTTGCAGCAGAAGAGCGCAAACGTCTAACAATTGCAGTGGAATTAGTTTCAAGTCCTTCTATCATATTCATGGATGAGCCTACAACAGGTCTAGATGCACAAGCTGCAGCAATTGTGATGAGAACAGTTAGAAAGGCAGCAGACACAGGGCGTACAATCGTCTGCACAATCCATCAGCCAAGCATTGAGATATTTGAAGCTTTTGATGAG ttactTCTAATGAAAAAAGGTGGACAGCTTATTTACAGTGGACCTTTGGGCATTTTATCTGGGAATATGAGGCAATACTTTGAA GCTATTCCAGGAGTACCAATGATCATAGATGGTCAAAATCCTGCCACATGGATGTTAGATGTCACTTCTCCCGCTATGGAGTATAAGCTTGGCATAGATTTTGGAACCATCTATCATAACTCATCATTTTACAA AGACAATATTAAACTGGTTGATGAGTTTAGTGAAAGACAAACTAACACAGAAGACATTCACTTCATATCCAAATATACACAAAGTTTTTCATCTCAGTGTATATGGTGCCTGTGGAAACAGCATAGATCTTACTGGAAGAATCCAGAGCATAATGTAGTTCGTTTCATCATTACAGTCTCAATATCACTTCTATTtggcttagtcttctttggaattggttctaaaag AGGGACACAACAAGATATTCTCAACGTTCTAGGAGCAATGTATGGTTCAGCACTGTTTCTTGGGTTTGCAAATGCTAGCGTAGTACAACCTATTGTGGAAAGGGAAAGGATTGTATTTTACCGTGAAAGAGCAGCTGGGATGTATTCTTCTATGCCATATGCCATAGCTCAG GTGGCCATTGAGATTCCTTATATCCTAATTCAAGTTCTAATTTTCTCAGCCATTGTTTATCCAATGATCGGATTCCCATTTACAGTGGCAAAGTTCTTCTGGTTCATTCTGTTCTTGGTCTTAAGTTTtgtctatttttctctctttggGATGATGACAGTAGCACTGACACCAAACCTAGAAATAGCAGCCCTTCTCTCCTTTTTCATCTTTGTTATGTGGAATATCTTCTCCGGATTCTTCATTCCTCGAAAG ATGATACCTATTTGGTGGAGATGGTATTATTGGGCCGATCCTGCTGCATGGACTATTTATGGTCTAATGGTTACACAGGTGGGAAACAGTGATGATCCCTTGCATATTGTGGGCTCATTCGATATGACAGTGAAGGAATTTCTCGAGCAATATCTTGGAGTACAAGAGAGCTATCTGCCACTCATTGTGTCTCTCCACTTTGCAATAATCGtattatttctatttgtgtttgccTTCAGCATCAAGTATCTGAATTTCCAGAGAAGGTAG